A section of the Candidatus Omnitrophota bacterium genome encodes:
- a CDS encoding bifunctional methylenetetrahydrofolate dehydrogenase/methenyltetrahydrofolate cyclohydrolase (catalyzes the formation of 5,10-methenyltetrahydrofolate from 5,10-methylenetetrahydrofolate and subsequent formation of 10-formyltetrahydrofolate from 5,10-methenyltetrahydrofolate): MGKIIDGRQIALAINDKVRRGIQHIQDVSGRPPKLVSILLGTRSDAQIYVNMQKKSAAQVGIDFDSRVLEESTTSEQLLDQIRRLNENNAVSAIIVQKPLPEGIQHDSIVASMLAEKDAEGIHPLNLGKILRKEADIVPCTPGAVMKILNMQGVDLYGKEVVIIGHSAIVGKPLSMMMLNEMATVTVCHIGTYEKGDIKAHARKADVLVVAVGKAQMVKSDWIKEGCAVIDVGINRTDKGIVGDVDFEDVKDKASFITPVPGGVGPVTVSILMRNVFRAYRRQNS; the protein is encoded by the coding sequence ATGGGAAAGATCATTGACGGCAGGCAGATAGCGCTGGCTATCAACGATAAGGTCCGCAGGGGTATTCAGCATATCCAAGATGTATCGGGAAGACCGCCTAAACTTGTTTCGATACTTCTGGGCACGAGGAGTGATGCCCAAATATACGTGAATATGCAGAAGAAATCCGCCGCGCAGGTGGGGATTGATTTTGATTCACGCGTTCTGGAAGAGTCGACCACGTCCGAACAGCTTCTTGACCAGATACGCCGTCTTAACGAAAATAATGCTGTCAGTGCCATCATAGTCCAGAAACCGCTTCCCGAAGGCATTCAGCATGACAGTATAGTAGCCAGTATGTTGGCTGAGAAGGATGCCGAGGGCATACACCCTCTTAACCTGGGAAAGATATTGCGCAAGGAAGCGGACATCGTTCCATGCACACCAGGAGCTGTAATGAAGATCCTCAATATGCAGGGGGTGGACCTCTATGGCAAGGAGGTCGTGATCATAGGGCATTCCGCCATAGTCGGCAAACCCCTGAGCATGATGATGCTGAACGAGATGGCCACTGTCACTGTCTGTCATATAGGCACATATGAAAAAGGCGATATAAAGGCTCATGCCAGGAAAGCGGATGTTCTCGTTGTCGCGGTCGGTAAGGCGCAGATGGTAAAAAGCGACTGGATCAAGGAAGGCTGCGCGGTCATCGATGTCGGTATAAACAGGACTGACAAGGGCATAGTAGGAGATGTTGATTTCGAAGACGTAAAAGATAAAGCTTCTTTCATAACGCCGGTGCCAGGAGGTGTGGGCCCGGTTACCGTATCCATCCTCATGCGGAATGTGTTCAGGGCGTATAGACGCCAGAACAGCTGA
- a CDS encoding formate--tetrahydrofolate ligase yields the protein MGYRYDVKAAGEVKLKKIEEVAKKTGIISKYLTGYGKYIAKVSAEMLEGALKKRKDGKLVLVTSITPTHLGEGKTVNTIGLSMALNKLGKKSIACLRQPSLGPIFGIKGGATGGGYSQVLPQESINFHLTGDTAAVTNAQNLCAAFLDNSLFWGNPLEVDKNTITLKRAMDLNDRALRNIAIGGGGKLHGVSRKTGVDITPAGECMAILSLAENLKDLRSRLGDLVVGFTKSGKPVSAENLKAAGAMTALMKEALSPNLMQTSEHTPCFVHTGAFANVSHGSSSVIADKMAMKLSEYTVVESGFGVDLGAEKFIDIKCRQAKYSPDVVVINCSVRALKVHSGDYSFKGTTMPADLKKENLSAVDRGCSNLEKQVENLRMFGVPIVVCINKFDSDSKKEIDVVVKRAEALGVDGIAVSEVYREGSKGGMELAREVIKASKERSKLRFLYPVDMSLLSKIERVAKSMYGASEVKYSEQAEESIKRLEKSRLDQLPVCMAKTHLSLSNNPKKKGRPRGFKLGVEDIMLSAGAGYIVVKCEGVNTMPGLPKVPRGTDIDVDVKTGEVKGLF from the coding sequence ATGGGCTATAGATATGATGTTAAAGCGGCCGGTGAAGTGAAACTCAAGAAAATCGAGGAGGTAGCGAAAAAAACCGGCATTATCTCCAAGTACTTGACAGGATACGGCAAGTACATAGCTAAAGTTTCCGCGGAGATGCTTGAAGGTGCTCTGAAGAAACGCAAGGACGGGAAGCTAGTCCTGGTCACTTCAATAACGCCTACGCATCTGGGCGAGGGTAAGACCGTTAACACGATAGGTCTTTCCATGGCGCTGAACAAGTTGGGAAAGAAATCCATAGCCTGTCTGCGGCAGCCTTCACTTGGCCCTATATTCGGCATAAAAGGCGGAGCCACCGGTGGCGGGTATTCACAGGTTCTGCCTCAGGAATCGATCAATTTTCATCTTACGGGTGATACTGCTGCAGTTACCAACGCCCAGAATCTTTGCGCCGCATTCCTTGACAACAGTCTTTTCTGGGGGAACCCGCTTGAAGTCGACAAGAACACGATCACTCTGAAAAGAGCCATGGACCTTAATGACAGGGCTTTGCGCAATATAGCGATAGGCGGGGGCGGCAAGCTCCACGGGGTCAGCAGGAAAACGGGAGTGGACATCACGCCCGCAGGGGAATGCATGGCTATTCTCTCTTTGGCAGAGAACTTGAAAGACCTGCGTTCCAGGCTCGGAGACCTTGTCGTCGGTTTTACCAAGAGCGGGAAACCCGTGAGCGCCGAGAACCTCAAAGCCGCGGGCGCTATGACTGCCCTCATGAAAGAAGCCCTCAGCCCGAACCTTATGCAGACAAGCGAACATACTCCCTGTTTTGTGCATACGGGGGCGTTCGCTAACGTATCACATGGATCCAGTTCAGTAATAGCCGACAAGATGGCCATGAAATTGTCGGAGTACACCGTAGTGGAAAGCGGGTTCGGGGTGGATCTCGGAGCGGAAAAGTTCATTGACATAAAGTGCCGTCAGGCGAAATATAGTCCGGACGTGGTCGTGATCAATTGTTCGGTCAGGGCCCTAAAGGTGCACAGCGGTGATTATTCGTTTAAGGGAACTACCATGCCGGCAGACCTTAAAAAAGAGAATCTTTCAGCTGTCGACAGAGGCTGTTCTAATCTCGAGAAACAGGTGGAAAACCTAAGGATGTTCGGAGTGCCGATAGTAGTTTGCATCAATAAATTCGATTCGGACTCTAAAAAAGAGATCGACGTTGTGGTCAAACGTGCCGAAGCCCTTGGAGTGGATGGTATTGCCGTGAGTGAGGTCTACAGGGAAGGAAGTAAAGGGGGCATGGAACTGGCGAGGGAAGTAATAAAGGCTTCAAAGGAGAGATCAAAGCTGAGGTTCCTGTACCCGGTGGACATGAGCCTTTTGAGCAAGATAGAAAGGGTGGCTAAATCCATGTACGGTGCGAGTGAGGTTAAATATTCCGAACAGGCGGAAGAATCCATAAAACGGCTGGAAAAATCCAGGCTCGACCAACTTCCGGTGTGCATGGCTAAAACCCATCTTTCGCTTTCGAACAATCCCAAGAAGAAAGGTCGCCCCAGAGGGTTCAAGTTAGGCGTGGAGGACATAATGCTCTCGGCGGGTGCCGGTTATATAGTGGTCAAATGCGAGGGCGTGAATACTATGCCGGGTTTACCCAAGGTCCCAAGGGGCACCGACATAGATGTCGATGTCAAGACCGGTGAAGTGAAAGGATTGTTCTGA
- a CDS encoding ribonuclease HII, with the protein MPRKKKKNKEHPLEYEKKASAEGHRRIAGIDEAGRGPLAGPVVAAAAVVRDTCFVERIDDSKKLTERARERAFIDILKRCDVGIGSVGVEEIDRLNIYNATLLAMKRAVEELEEAPDYLLIDGNMQIHVPQPRTCLIRGEQLSLSVACASIVAKVFRDRLMLEEDKKYPHYGFRKNKGYGTKQHLAAIKEHGLSPIHRETFGPFGSRRKDPAKKRPVGLDDFSYST; encoded by the coding sequence TTGCCAAGAAAAAAGAAGAAAAATAAAGAGCACCCCCTGGAGTATGAAAAAAAGGCCTCAGCAGAAGGGCACCGGAGGATCGCCGGTATTGACGAGGCCGGAAGGGGACCTTTGGCGGGACCGGTGGTCGCGGCGGCCGCGGTTGTCCGTGATACGTGTTTCGTCGAGCGTATAGACGATTCAAAGAAACTAACCGAACGCGCCCGAGAACGGGCGTTTATTGACATTTTGAAAAGGTGCGATGTGGGCATCGGATCGGTCGGAGTAGAAGAAATAGACAGGCTGAATATTTATAATGCCACGCTTCTTGCCATGAAAAGAGCCGTAGAAGAGCTTGAAGAGGCTCCGGATTACCTGCTTATCGACGGTAACATGCAGATACACGTGCCACAGCCGCGCACTTGTCTTATCAGGGGAGAACAGCTCAGTCTTTCGGTGGCCTGCGCTTCTATAGTCGCGAAGGTTTTCAGGGACAGACTGATGCTGGAAGAGGACAAGAAATACCCCCATTACGGCTTCAGGAAGAACAAGGGGTACGGGACAAAACAACACCTGGCTGCCATAAAAGAACACGGATTATCCCCCATACACAGGGAGACGTTTGGTCCGTTCGGCAGCCGCAGAAAGGACCCCGCTAAAAAACGGCCCGTCGGGCTTGATGATTTCAGTTACAGCACGTAA
- the rplS gene encoding 50S ribosomal protein L19, which produces MKKQIEALEKKYAKEDLPQFDIGDTVDVHFSIKEGDKRRIQVFGGIVIAEKGRGIAKTFTVRRISYGEGVERVFPLNSPLIDKIEVKKRGKVRRAKLYYLRAKKGKKATKVKGKVAKKKEEK; this is translated from the coding sequence ATGAAGAAACAGATAGAGGCGCTTGAGAAAAAATACGCGAAGGAGGATCTGCCGCAGTTCGATATAGGCGATACCGTAGATGTTCATTTCAGCATCAAAGAAGGCGATAAAAGGCGTATACAGGTCTTCGGCGGGATAGTTATCGCGGAAAAGGGCCGTGGAATAGCCAAAACCTTCACGGTCAGGCGCATATCCTACGGTGAAGGTGTCGAGCGCGTATTTCCGCTCAATTCACCGCTCATCGACAAGATAGAGGTCAAGAAAAGAGGTAAGGTAAGGCGAGCCAAACTGTATTACCTGAGAGCAAAAAAAGGAAAGAAAGCTACGAAGGTAAAGGGTAAAGTTGCCAAGAAAAAAGAAGAAAAATAA
- the trmD gene encoding tRNA (guanosine(37)-N1)-methyltransferase TrmD — MKIDILTLFPDMFGGVFGESMIKIARQKGLVEINIHNLRKWTEDRHRTADDKPYGGGPGMVMKVEPVYKALEELKSVPGDDLPMTVLITPQGELFRQPVAKALSKAEHIIFVCGHYEGVDERIRSLVDMELSIGDYILTCGELPAMVICDSIIRLIPGVLGDEECLRDESFEEGLLEYPQYTRPSEFMDMRVPEVLLSGDPKKIGQWRREKAIERTRQRRPDLMEEIK, encoded by the coding sequence ATGAAGATCGATATTTTGACGCTATTTCCAGATATGTTCGGCGGGGTCTTCGGCGAATCCATGATCAAGATAGCCCGTCAAAAGGGTCTTGTGGAGATAAATATCCACAATCTGAGAAAATGGACCGAGGATCGCCACAGGACGGCAGATGACAAACCTTATGGCGGCGGGCCGGGAATGGTCATGAAGGTGGAGCCGGTATACAAGGCTTTGGAGGAACTGAAGTCAGTTCCTGGAGATGATTTGCCCATGACCGTGCTGATAACCCCTCAGGGGGAGCTTTTCAGGCAGCCGGTTGCCAAGGCGCTAAGCAAAGCCGAGCATATTATCTTTGTCTGCGGGCATTATGAAGGCGTTGATGAAAGGATCCGCTCTCTGGTCGATATGGAACTGTCCATCGGAGATTATATACTGACCTGCGGAGAGCTCCCGGCGATGGTTATCTGTGATTCGATTATACGCCTTATTCCCGGGGTTCTTGGGGATGAGGAGTGCCTGAGGGATGAATCATTCGAGGAGGGTCTTTTGGAATACCCGCAGTATACGAGGCCGTCTGAATTCATGGACATGCGTGTTCCGGAGGTGCTTTTGAGCGGAGACCCGAAAAAGATAGGGCAGTGGCGCAGGGAGAAGGCGATCGAAAGGACGCGCCAGAGAAGGCCTGATCTCATGGAAGAGATCAAGTGA
- the rpsP gene encoding 30S ribosomal protein S16: MAVVLRLKKFGSKKKPFYRIVAMTKSTKRDGRSLEELGFYDPKKGANEIALDRERVEYWLNNGAKPSETVKSILKRLEI; encoded by the coding sequence ATGGCAGTGGTACTGAGATTAAAGAAATTCGGCAGCAAGAAGAAGCCTTTTTACAGGATCGTTGCGATGACCAAATCGACCAAACGTGACGGTAGGTCACTGGAAGAGCTGGGTTTCTACGATCCGAAAAAAGGAGCTAATGAAATAGCCCTTGACCGTGAAAGGGTCGAGTACTGGCTCAATAACGGCGCAAAACCGTCCGAAACGGTCAAGAGTATCCTGAAAAGGCTTGAAATATAG
- the murA gene encoding UDP-N-acetylglucosamine 1-carboxyvinyltransferase: MDKLVIKGGRPLSGNVRISGAKNACLPILAATLMTDEECKVANSPDLKDVSTMVDILGALGREAVREKDCITVKSGQVKSVTAAYELVSTMRASITVLGPLLARYGEAKVSFPGGCVIGPRPIDLHLKGLRALGADIRIEGGYIVARARKLKGAKIYLGGHFGSSVLATANTIMAAVLAEGETVIEDAACEPELGDLVDFLIEMGADIRGKGTPTIKVRGVKGLGGVHHSVIPDRIETGTYMISAVLTGGRLFLEGARSEHNLALIDKLEDCGGKIKEREGGIEAQRSSGKIHATDITTLTYPGFPTDLQAQMMSLTTISDGISVITEKIYPERFIHISELNRMGADILLEGSTAIIKGVRKLSGAPVMASDLRASAALVLAGLIAEGTTEVSRVYHLDRGYENIEKKLSNVGASIKRVKE; the protein is encoded by the coding sequence ATGGATAAACTGGTCATAAAAGGCGGCAGGCCGCTTTCAGGCAATGTACGTATAAGCGGGGCCAAGAACGCGTGCCTTCCGATCCTTGCGGCGACACTCATGACGGACGAGGAATGTAAGGTCGCCAATTCTCCCGACCTTAAGGATGTTTCCACCATGGTGGATATCCTTGGTGCTTTGGGGCGGGAAGCTGTGCGGGAGAAAGATTGCATAACCGTCAAAAGCGGGCAGGTTAAAAGCGTCACCGCCGCATATGAACTGGTAAGCACCATGAGAGCGTCCATAACCGTCCTGGGGCCACTGCTGGCCAGGTATGGAGAGGCAAAGGTCTCCTTCCCGGGAGGTTGCGTGATCGGCCCGAGGCCTATAGACCTTCATCTTAAGGGATTGAGAGCTCTTGGCGCTGATATACGTATAGAAGGCGGGTATATAGTCGCCCGGGCCAGGAAACTAAAAGGCGCCAAAATATATCTTGGGGGCCACTTCGGTTCAAGTGTACTGGCAACGGCCAATACCATCATGGCAGCGGTGCTTGCCGAGGGTGAAACGGTCATAGAGGACGCGGCCTGCGAGCCGGAACTGGGAGACTTGGTCGATTTTTTAATAGAGATGGGGGCGGATATACGAGGTAAAGGAACCCCAACGATAAAGGTCCGGGGGGTCAAGGGTCTAGGAGGCGTTCACCATTCGGTGATACCCGACAGGATCGAAACGGGTACCTACATGATAAGCGCCGTGCTCACCGGGGGAAGGCTTTTCCTGGAGGGGGCGAGGTCAGAACATAACCTTGCGCTCATTGATAAGCTCGAAGATTGCGGGGGAAAGATAAAAGAACGCGAAGGGGGCATCGAAGCCCAGCGTTCTTCGGGAAAGATACACGCGACTGATATAACCACTTTGACCTATCCCGGATTTCCAACGGATTTACAGGCGCAGATGATGAGCCTCACCACTATAAGCGATGGTATCAGCGTGATAACCGAAAAGATATACCCGGAAAGGTTCATTCATATAAGTGAACTTAACAGGATGGGCGCGGATATACTGCTGGAAGGATCTACCGCCATAATTAAAGGCGTCAGGAAGCTCAGCGGGGCGCCGGTCATGGCCTCCGATCTGAGGGCTTCGGCCGCGCTGGTCCTTGCCGGGCTTATCGCTGAAGGGACGACCGAAGTTTCGAGGGTGTACCATCTTGACAGGGGATATGAGAATATTGAAAAGAAGCTCTCCAACGTGGGAGCCAGCATTAAAAGAGTCAAAGAATAG
- the prmC gene encoding peptide chain release factor N(5)-glutamine methyltransferase, producing the protein MIDYSETVPVQYEKRRTRFMGMDIIVDERVLIPRPETELLVDVAVNFCRQKRTGEHYLLDMCTGSGAVALGIADMLEGVRITASDISSDAISVAGENRRVFGMEERILLVVSDLFDAFGREYEAAFDCIVSNPPYVSDKDYADLDAWVKAEPKVALYAGTEGMDYLNRIIPESEKYLSPGGLLAVEVGYDQAEKVKDLFKRCGYVSVSSFRDFNGYERVIAGNKDG; encoded by the coding sequence ATGATTGATTACAGTGAAACCGTCCCCGTGCAGTATGAAAAGCGCAGGACCAGATTCATGGGCATGGATATCATTGTCGATGAAAGGGTTCTTATCCCGCGGCCGGAGACGGAACTATTGGTTGATGTTGCGGTCAACTTCTGCCGGCAGAAGCGCACCGGTGAACATTATCTACTTGATATGTGCACGGGTAGCGGCGCAGTCGCGCTGGGGATAGCCGATATGCTCGAAGGGGTGAGGATCACCGCAAGTGATATCAGCTCAGATGCGATAAGTGTAGCCGGTGAAAACCGCAGGGTCTTTGGGATGGAGGAAAGGATACTTCTTGTTGTCTCGGATCTATTTGATGCTTTCGGAAGGGAATACGAGGCCGCTTTCGACTGTATAGTTTCAAATCCGCCGTACGTGTCCGATAAGGACTACGCGGATTTGGATGCCTGGGTCAAGGCCGAACCGAAAGTCGCTCTTTACGCGGGCACCGAGGGCATGGATTACCTGAACCGGATAATTCCCGAAAGTGAAAAATACCTTTCACCGGGAGGATTGCTCGCGGTGGAGGTCGGTTACGACCAGGCGGAGAAGGTCAAGGACCTTTTTAAAAGATGCGGTTATGTTTCTGTGAGTTCGTTCAGGGATTTTAACGGGTACGAACGGGTTATCGCGGGGAATAAGGATGGATAA
- the prfA gene encoding peptide chain release factor 1 has protein sequence MEKVFDQLKKKKEEYQKLEKELSSPELLSDREKYRLKAKKYSDLKDLVAGYDKYRTLVREKEALQKMIEEEGEGSEYSLLASKELEEIQSAIDSERKQLEDMLLSEDSEDYKRNVIMEIRAGTGGVEASLFAADLYKMYCKYAAGKEWKIALISASESEMGGIKEIIFSVEGYNVFKYMRFEMGTHRVQRVPETEASGRIHTSAATVAVLPEAEDVEVDIKAQDLKIDVYRSTGAGGQHVNTTDSAVRITHLPTGLVVSCQDERSQHKNKAKAMKVLKARILEKKQEDQRKEISEQRKKQVGSGDRSQKIRTYNFPENRVTDHRVNLTVYNLANILEGDLDCIIEPLTEEDRKLRLGAA, from the coding sequence ATGGAAAAAGTGTTCGATCAGCTGAAAAAAAAGAAAGAGGAATACCAAAAGCTCGAGAAAGAGCTTTCTTCTCCTGAACTGCTTTCGGACAGGGAGAAGTACCGCCTGAAGGCGAAAAAATATTCCGATCTTAAGGACCTGGTGGCCGGGTACGATAAGTACAGAACTCTTGTCCGAGAAAAAGAGGCTCTCCAGAAAATGATCGAGGAAGAAGGTGAGGGCAGCGAATATTCCTTGCTGGCCAGCAAGGAACTCGAAGAAATACAATCTGCTATCGACAGTGAAAGAAAACAGCTTGAGGATATGCTCCTTTCAGAGGACAGCGAAGATTACAAGCGTAATGTTATAATGGAGATCAGGGCAGGTACGGGTGGCGTTGAAGCAAGCCTTTTTGCCGCTGATCTTTACAAGATGTACTGCAAATACGCCGCCGGTAAGGAGTGGAAAATAGCACTTATCAGCGCAAGCGAGTCGGAAATGGGCGGGATAAAAGAGATCATCTTTTCCGTCGAAGGGTATAACGTTTTCAAATACATGAGGTTCGAAATGGGCACCCACAGGGTGCAGCGCGTTCCTGAGACAGAAGCCAGCGGGCGTATTCATACATCGGCGGCTACCGTCGCGGTTCTTCCCGAAGCGGAGGACGTTGAGGTGGATATTAAGGCCCAGGACCTTAAGATAGATGTTTATCGTTCCACCGGCGCCGGGGGGCAGCACGTGAACACTACCGATTCGGCAGTGCGGATAACCCATCTGCCGACGGGATTAGTGGTAAGCTGCCAGGATGAACGCAGCCAGCATAAAAACAAAGCTAAAGCGATGAAGGTATTGAAGGCACGCATCCTGGAGAAGAAGCAGGAGGACCAGAGAAAGGAAATATCCGAACAGCGGAAAAAACAGGTGGGTAGCGGTGACCGTTCCCAGAAGATCAGGACATACAATTTCCCGGAGAACAGGGTTACTGACCACAGAGTGAACCTGACAGTATATAATCTTGCGAACATACTGGAAGGGGATCTCGATTGCATTATAGAACCGCTTACGGAAGAGGACCGCAAACTCAGGCTGGGAGCGGCGTAG
- the rpmE gene encoding 50S ribosomal protein L31 encodes MKKGIHPEYKEATIVCACGNTVHTRSTKKNIHVEICSKCHPFYTGKQKLVDSAGRVERFQKRYGSKKESPKAPEKKNNEQQSAESQEDRS; translated from the coding sequence GTGAAGAAAGGTATACATCCGGAATATAAGGAAGCGACTATAGTATGTGCTTGCGGAAATACAGTGCATACCCGTTCGACCAAAAAAAACATACATGTCGAGATCTGCTCAAAATGTCATCCGTTCTATACGGGTAAGCAGAAACTCGTCGACTCGGCCGGAAGGGTTGAAAGGTTCCAGAAACGGTATGGCAGCAAAAAAGAATCGCCTAAAGCGCCCGAGAAGAAAAACAACGAACAACAAAGCGCTGAGTCGCAGGAAGATAGATCTTAA
- the rho gene encoding transcription termination factor Rho, whose product MARNLKKDDNKGHQEKKVPMTRRKRGDKELDIVQLKNMKISELAELAKQLNINGISGMKKHDLIFKVLQAKVEKNGYAFGEGVLEVLEDGFGFLRSPDYNYLPCPDDIYVSPSQIRRFNLKTGDTVSGQIRPPKEGERYFALLKVEAVNFENPEVAKNKILFSNLTPLYPDERFVLETEPKEISMRIMDLLTPVGKGQRGMIVAPPYSGKTVFLQKFANSITNNYPEAKLLILLIDERPEEVTDMQRSVNAEVVASTFDEQAQRHIQVAEMLLEKAKRLVEHKYDVVILLDSITRLARAYNAVMPHSGKILSGGVDANALHKPKRFFGAARNVEEGGSLTIISTALVDTGSRMDEVIFEEFKGTGNMEIQLDRGLFQRRIYPAIDIKRSNTRKEELLVEEDELKKIWLMRKALSDLDSIEAMQLLIDRLKKSKTNEEFLQNMGKA is encoded by the coding sequence ATGGCAAGAAACTTGAAAAAAGACGACAATAAAGGTCATCAGGAGAAAAAAGTGCCCATGACACGGCGCAAGCGAGGGGACAAGGAACTCGATATAGTACAGCTTAAGAACATGAAGATATCGGAGCTTGCTGAACTCGCTAAACAGCTTAATATCAACGGCATAAGCGGGATGAAGAAGCATGACCTTATTTTTAAGGTCCTGCAGGCCAAGGTCGAGAAGAACGGTTACGCTTTCGGTGAAGGTGTTCTTGAGGTGCTCGAAGACGGGTTCGGCTTTCTGAGGAGTCCGGATTACAACTACCTTCCCTGTCCCGATGATATTTACGTTTCCCCTTCGCAGATCAGGAGATTCAACCTGAAGACGGGCGATACCGTAAGCGGACAGATAAGACCACCGAAGGAAGGGGAAAGATATTTCGCCCTTCTTAAGGTGGAGGCTGTGAATTTTGAGAACCCGGAAGTCGCCAAGAATAAGATATTGTTCTCGAACCTGACGCCACTTTATCCCGATGAGAGGTTCGTTCTTGAGACCGAGCCCAAGGAGATCTCCATGCGTATAATGGACCTGTTGACGCCGGTGGGGAAAGGCCAGAGAGGTATGATCGTTGCTCCTCCATACAGCGGAAAGACGGTGTTCCTTCAGAAGTTCGCCAACAGCATAACGAACAATTATCCTGAAGCGAAGCTCCTGATCCTTCTGATAGATGAACGTCCCGAGGAAGTCACCGACATGCAGCGTTCAGTTAACGCAGAGGTGGTGGCTTCTACCTTCGATGAACAGGCGCAGAGGCACATACAGGTAGCGGAGATGCTTCTTGAAAAAGCTAAACGTCTGGTGGAACATAAATACGACGTGGTAATACTGCTTGACTCGATCACCCGCCTGGCTAGGGCTTACAATGCTGTTATGCCGCATTCGGGCAAGATACTTTCCGGTGGTGTCGACGCCAACGCTCTTCACAAGCCCAAAAGGTTCTTCGGGGCGGCCCGTAATGTTGAAGAGGGGGGCAGCCTTACGATCATATCGACAGCTTTGGTCGACACCGGAAGTCGTATGGACGAGGTTATCTTCGAAGAGTTCAAGGGCACCGGCAACATGGAAATTCAGCTGGACCGTGGACTTTTCCAAAGAAGGATATATCCGGCGATAGATATCAAAAGGTCGAACACCAGGAAAGAGGAGCTTCTGGTCGAAGAGGATGAACTTAAAAAGATCTGGCTCATGCGAAAAGCCCTCAGCGATCTTGATTCGATCGAAGCGATGCAGCTTCTGATCGACAGGCTGAAAAAGTCAAAGACCAACGAAGAATTTCTCCAGAACATGGGTAAGGCGTAG
- a CDS encoding dephospho-CoA kinase — translation MEKKVIGVTGGLATGKTTVAQMFAAKGAEIVDADEIAHDLLEKDEDIKFKVVGMFGSDILIDGKIDRRKLGKKVFRDRTKLNALCGIMHPVIIFRIRELVKRSPSDVVVVDAPLLIESGLDEFVDKVVVVTADERTQVKRATDRGMSEEEAKRIMDCQMALSEKTRFADYIIDNSTKIKDIKEGVERIWQET, via the coding sequence ATGGAAAAGAAGGTAATCGGTGTAACAGGCGGTCTGGCAACAGGCAAGACGACCGTTGCTCAGATGTTCGCCGCAAAAGGTGCCGAGATCGTGGATGCCGATGAGATCGCCCATGATCTTCTGGAGAAGGATGAGGATATCAAGTTCAAGGTCGTGGGTATGTTCGGCAGTGATATACTTATCGATGGCAAGATCGATCGCAGGAAACTGGGCAAAAAAGTTTTCCGGGACAGGACTAAGCTGAACGCCCTCTGCGGCATAATGCATCCGGTCATTATCTTCCGTATTAGGGAACTTGTGAAAAGGTCTCCGAGCGATGTTGTCGTGGTCGATGCGCCGCTACTTATCGAATCCGGTCTTGATGAATTCGTGGACAAGGTGGTGGTCGTGACCGCTGATGAGCGGACACAGGTAAAAAGGGCTACTGATCGGGGGATGTCTGAGGAAGAAGCCAAAAGAATCATGGATTGCCAGATGGCTCTTTCGGAAAAGACCAGATTCGCCGATTATATCATAGATAACAGCACTAAAATCAAAGACATAAAAGAAGGAGTGGAAAGGATATGGCAAGAAACTTGA